The Thiohalophilus sp. sequence ATGAAAACCCTGTTCAATACCATCGAGAAGGTCGCCGAAGTCAGCTGCAGCGCCATTATCACCGGCGACTCGGGTACCGGCAAGGAACTGGTTGCGCGCGCCCTGCACGATTACAGTCCGCGCAAGGAGAAGCCGTTTGTGGCGGTCGATTGTGGCGCCCTGACTACGACGTTGCTCGAAAGTGAACTGTTCGGCCATGAAAAGGGCGCTTTTACCGGCGCGACCCAGCGCAAGTATGGACTGATGGAACAGGCCGATGGGGGGACGCTGTTTCTGGATGAAATTTGCAATATTTCCGATACCATGCAAATCAAACTCATGCGCGCTCTGGAGAGCGGTAGCGTAACCCGTGTGGGGGCCGCTTCGTCCGTGCCGGTCGATGTGCGGGTGATCGCGGCCAGTAACCGCAATCTCGAGCAGATGGTGGAGGAAGGCAATCTGCGACATGATTTTTATCATCGTCTGAATGTGGTCAACATTCATGTGCCGTCCCTCTCAGAGCGGCGTGAAGATATTCCGGCCCTGATCGAGATATTTGTTCGCGAGTTCGCCGAACGCTATTCCCGCCAGGTACAGGGCTTCGACAAGCTATCAATGCAACGGTTGTGCGATGCCGGTTGGCCGGGCAATGTTCGGGAATTACGCAATACGATTGAACGCAGCGTCATTCTCGCAGACGGCCCCATACTGCACTGGGAAGGCGAGCCTGCCCAGCAGAACAGCTCGAATCTGCCGGTGCAGTTTTCGGAACATGAATTTTTCTCGCTCAACGAACTGGAGCAGGAATATATTCATCATGTGCTGCGTTGCTTCAATGGCAAGAAAACCCGGGCTGCCGAAGTACTGGGCATCGACAAGACGACCCTGTGGCGAAAACTGCGTCGCCTGGAGACCGATGAGGCGGTGTAAATTACACCCTTGAGCGATAATTGTTTTGCAAACTGCACCCTCCGTCTATCAATATATTAGTATTTAGTTGTTTTCTCCTCGTGTAACTTGCTGATAACAAAAGAAATAGTGCTATGTGGCATAAGTGGAACGATACTTGCTCTGTTACAGATCACATAACTACTCTAATAACCATGAGGAGAACGAGTATGATGCAATCCAGCCTCTCAAAAAGCCTGGTACTGGGTGTTTCCCTGCTGGGACTGGCTTTTACCGCCCAGGCAGGCAGTGCCAAAAACGGCTATGACAAGCAAAAGGTCGTCTACCACGTCAACAATATCCACACGGCCACCGGCGCCCTGCGTAACGTCAAAAACCATCTGAACGCTACTGGTGACGAAAACGTTGAAGTGATCGTGGTCACCCACAGCAGCGGTGCCTTTGCGATGGTTGACGGTTCCATGGGCAAGAAAGACAGCAATGGCAAGGTCTATGACTTCCGCGATACGGTTGCCAGTCTGGCCAACCGTGGCGTCAAGTTCCAGATCTGCGCCAATACCATCCGTGGCAAGAAGATCGACAAGAACAAGGTCAGCCCTTATGCTGAAATCATTCCTTCAGGTGTCGCTCACGTCGCCCACCTGCAGCAGCAGGGTTACCTGTACGTCAAGCCGTAAGCAAAAAAACGGGCGCCGTTGGCGCCCGTTTTTCAGGTTCCAGGGTCTAGGTACTAGGTCCTGGTAAAACCTGTTCAAAACGGTTCTCTGGTACCATCCTTACATCTTTCCATCTTTCCAGCCTCCTGGTATCTAGGCGTAGGTCAGCTTGCGCTTGGCACTACCTGACATTCTCCATACTGGCTTTCTGCCTCCCGCGACAGAGCCTGCCTCGTGAGCAAAGCGAATGTTTTGGGGGTTCGTATATCACTGTAGGTCACGCAAAGGCACAAAGAACGCGGAGAGGTGCGCTTATGAACGGGGGATGGTTTTATAAAATTGTCTTGATTTCAATTCTTCGTGTCTTGGCGTCTTCGTGGTGAAGCTTTGCCTCGTTACTCGTCCCTCGTAACCCGGCACTATCATAAAAAAGGCGCACCCGAAGGTACGCCCTGCTTCACCTGAAGAAGAGACCGTTGTTCTTAGCTGATCTTGGCTTCCTGGCTGGCGGACTGGCCCTGGTTATCTTTCCAGGAAAGGGTGAAGGTATCACCGCTTTTCGCGCCTTTGAAGCCAAAGGAGATGAAGGGATTTTTGGAAACACCCGGACCCCAGTGACACTTGAGCACGGTGTTGCCGTTGTGTTCGCACACGACCTCGGTGATGTAGTGCGCGGGGATTTT is a genomic window containing:
- a CDS encoding sigma-54 dependent transcriptional regulator; protein product: MSDKAPRVLFVDDDLVTCRVMQRNCDNVNYHCQAFQNAQDSLAAFTKEGADVVITDLRMPGMNGFELLSEIRKVDAEVPVLVMTGYSSVENAVEAMKRGASDFIKKPFDFAELRLLMERTLKAARLRNENRLLKKRLDDNRHHFGMIGDTTVMKTLFNTIEKVAEVSCSAIITGDSGTGKELVARALHDYSPRKEKPFVAVDCGALTTTLLESELFGHEKGAFTGATQRKYGLMEQADGGTLFLDEICNISDTMQIKLMRALESGSVTRVGAASSVPVDVRVIAASNRNLEQMVEEGNLRHDFYHRLNVVNIHVPSLSERREDIPALIEIFVREFAERYSRQVQGFDKLSMQRLCDAGWPGNVRELRNTIERSVILADGPILHWEGEPAQQNSSNLPVQFSEHEFFSLNELEQEYIHHVLRCFNGKKTRAAEVLGIDKTTLWRKLRRLETDEAV
- the soxZ gene encoding thiosulfate oxidation carrier complex protein SoxZ, whose amino-acid sequence is MANEIKIRAWTEGDKANVKAIVFHPMETGLRKDKKTGEKIPAHYITEVVCEHNGNTVLKCHWGPGVSKNPFISFGFKGAKSGDTFTLSWKDNQGQSASQEAKIS
- a CDS encoding DsrE family protein; this encodes MMQSSLSKSLVLGVSLLGLAFTAQAGSAKNGYDKQKVVYHVNNIHTATGALRNVKNHLNATGDENVEVIVVTHSSGAFAMVDGSMGKKDSNGKVYDFRDTVASLANRGVKFQICANTIRGKKIDKNKVSPYAEIIPSGVAHVAHLQQQGYLYVKP